In a genomic window of Glaciimonas sp. PCH181:
- a CDS encoding TonB-dependent siderophore receptor, which yields MGSRKNTRIRSRSIHNNRNSLLKPRFTKGNVTQLSMAIAILFASSPAFSQTTNGAPETKNPANIGNVQDVVVTTGTRDTQRSASESLSPIDVISGTDLQATGQTDLRDALVKLVPSVARQAMAGDAANLTSALTLRGLSPNHVLVLVNGKRRHTSANISADAGPQQGSTPVDIDLIPVSAIDHIEVLRDGAAAQYGSDAIAGVINIILKSSSRGGSVSTNAGQYYKGDGQTFGGAADIGVELGDKGFAHFSTEFRNHDHSIRSGIDNRTGRQSNPTLGDPEIDRQSFAFNAGYVLNNDVELYGFGTYAHRTGGSYQNNRLASTLPQIYPNGFTPVETILENDYAFTGGARGDHLGGWRWDISSTYGGDEVGIGMTDSANTSLFAATGSTPTSFHLAQYRNFQWTNNLDVGRPFELALLPAPLNVSLGAEHRQETYVVGAGDPASSFGSGAQALPGLSAISAGSHTRDVLAAYTDFSTKLTPRWEVDLAARFEHYSDAGNTTNAKFSTRYEIDPRLAVRATVSTGFRAPSLAQEYYTSLAVSPSTATGQLAVNSAAAKNLGATPLKPEKSTSFNIGIVAQPFDKLNVTVDAYQIAIKDRIVQGGTYTGQTAIDALTAASISLPPGLSAVSANYFTNGADTKTQGLDIVATYKTNLKEWGRIDWDLGANINTSKVTHTGTDANGRTLLNAQQIGYLTTSTPKNKIIVGGVWTNDKWGVSLHETRYGKTAVEATYYSGPNAFSSTQFNHVENAPKFITDLEVRYAFTKKFQVAVGANNLFNVYPTKLPAINQYLGVYQYDPSASQIGINGGYYYLRANYTF from the coding sequence ATGGGCAGTAGAAAAAATACGCGCATACGTAGTCGTAGCATTCACAACAATCGCAACAGTCTTCTTAAACCACGCTTCACTAAAGGCAACGTCACTCAGCTATCGATGGCGATTGCCATCTTGTTTGCATCGTCACCAGCATTTTCACAAACGACCAATGGCGCGCCAGAGACAAAAAATCCTGCAAATATAGGAAACGTGCAAGACGTTGTCGTGACCACCGGGACCCGCGACACGCAACGATCGGCAAGCGAAAGTTTAAGTCCGATTGATGTCATCAGCGGTACTGATTTGCAGGCAACCGGACAAACAGACTTGCGCGATGCATTGGTCAAACTGGTTCCCTCCGTAGCGCGTCAGGCAATGGCTGGCGATGCTGCCAACCTTACCAGCGCACTGACATTACGCGGTCTGAGTCCGAATCATGTCTTGGTATTGGTTAATGGCAAACGTCGTCATACATCGGCGAATATTTCAGCCGATGCAGGGCCGCAGCAAGGTTCTACACCGGTCGACATCGATTTAATTCCGGTCAGTGCAATCGATCATATTGAAGTGTTGCGCGATGGCGCTGCTGCGCAATATGGCTCGGATGCGATTGCCGGGGTAATTAACATTATTCTGAAGTCTTCCAGCCGTGGCGGATCGGTGAGCACCAACGCAGGGCAATACTACAAAGGCGATGGCCAGACATTTGGCGGTGCAGCGGATATCGGAGTTGAGCTAGGTGATAAAGGCTTTGCCCATTTCAGTACAGAATTCCGCAATCATGACCATAGTATTCGCAGCGGCATCGATAATCGCACAGGCAGGCAAAGCAATCCTACGCTGGGCGATCCTGAAATCGACCGCCAATCGTTCGCATTCAATGCCGGATATGTTCTCAACAACGATGTAGAGCTTTACGGTTTTGGCACCTATGCCCATCGAACCGGCGGTAGCTATCAAAACAATCGGCTCGCCTCTACGCTTCCGCAAATTTATCCGAATGGCTTTACGCCTGTCGAGACTATTCTTGAAAATGATTATGCGTTTACGGGCGGTGCCAGAGGCGATCATTTGGGCGGCTGGCGTTGGGATATCAGTTCAACCTACGGCGGCGATGAAGTTGGCATCGGCATGACAGATTCTGCCAATACCAGTTTGTTCGCAGCGACCGGCAGCACGCCTACCAGTTTCCATTTGGCGCAGTATAGAAATTTTCAGTGGACCAACAATCTCGACGTTGGTCGCCCGTTTGAACTGGCGCTTCTACCCGCACCGCTGAACGTTTCTCTGGGTGCAGAACATCGGCAAGAAACCTATGTTGTCGGCGCGGGCGATCCGGCGTCTTCTTTTGGTAGTGGTGCGCAGGCATTGCCGGGTCTATCGGCTATCAGCGCCGGTTCACACACCCGCGATGTGCTAGCCGCTTATACCGACTTTTCAACCAAGCTGACGCCGCGCTGGGAAGTCGATCTGGCGGCACGCTTTGAGCACTATAGCGATGCAGGTAATACGACGAACGCCAAGTTCTCAACCCGCTATGAAATTGATCCAAGATTGGCTGTTCGCGCAACTGTCAGCACCGGGTTTCGCGCACCTTCGCTGGCGCAAGAGTATTACACCAGTCTGGCGGTTTCACCGTCGACTGCCACCGGGCAATTGGCTGTAAATTCGGCTGCGGCTAAAAATCTGGGGGCAACGCCACTGAAACCGGAAAAATCCACCAGTTTTAATATCGGTATCGTGGCGCAACCTTTCGACAAGCTGAATGTGACCGTGGATGCGTATCAGATTGCGATTAAGGACCGCATTGTGCAAGGCGGCACCTATACCGGTCAAACCGCCATCGACGCTCTTACTGCGGCCAGCATCAGCTTGCCGCCGGGCTTGTCGGCTGTCAGTGCGAACTATTTCACCAATGGCGCGGATACCAAAACTCAGGGTCTGGACATCGTCGCCACCTACAAAACCAATCTGAAGGAATGGGGTCGCATCGACTGGGATCTTGGTGCCAACATTAATACCAGCAAAGTCACGCACACCGGCACCGATGCGAACGGCAGGACGCTTTTAAATGCGCAACAAATCGGTTATCTGACGACATCAACGCCCAAGAACAAAATCATCGTCGGCGGCGTATGGACCAACGATAAATGGGGTGTCAGCCTGCATGAAACGCGTTACGGAAAAACTGCCGTTGAAGCGACTTATTACTCTGGCCCAAATGCGTTTTCATCGACCCAGTTCAACCATGTTGAAAACGCGCCGAAATTCATCACCGATCTGGAAGTGCGCTATGCATTTACCAAGAAGTTTCAGGTGGCAGTCGGCGCAAACAATCTGTTCAACGTTTACCCCACCAAATTGCCTGCAATTAATCAGTATCTGGGCGTCTATCAATACGACCCCAGCGCATCTCAAATCGGGATTAACGGCGGCTATTACTACCTGAGGGCCAATTACACCTTCTAA
- a CDS encoding flavin monoamine oxidase family protein has translation MTTSATKNNRNIMSRRQLLSLVGKAAGGAAMYQAMSTLGFAATSNYAGPLKLQGAPKNTTILVLGAGIAGLVAAYELRNAGYKVKVLEYNKRAGGRAWTIRGGDKYTELGGATQHCEFDKGLYINPGPWRIPYNHHGILDYAKRLNVPLEPFIQVNYNAYIHSKKAYGGKPQRYREVQTDYQGYVAELLSKSVNKGQLDAPLTREDQEKLLASLKSWGALDKDYRYLSSDLTSERRGYDVDHGGGLMPEAVPSKPLKLNELLQSDLWQKLSAGNGQEFQSSIFQPVGGMDQIAQALYRQVADLVQFNAKVTKIDQNENGVSVTYVDASGKGTPQQVKGDWLLCTIPLSILSEIDITVGPSLQEAIQAVPYESSVKVGLQFKRRFWEQDEHIYGGISYTDLPISNISYPSTGYGHPGKGVVLGAYIWGPNAYEFGAVTPQQRVQLALQQGAQIHPQYLPEFDNGVAVSWARVPYTQGCFGTWTDELRAKHYKNLCQIDGRIALAGEHASYIPAWQEGAVLSAHDAITRLHARITSKA, from the coding sequence ATGACTACCAGCGCAACAAAAAACAACCGAAACATCATGAGCCGTCGCCAGTTGCTGTCGCTGGTCGGCAAGGCCGCAGGCGGGGCGGCGATGTATCAGGCCATGAGTACTCTGGGCTTCGCCGCGACCTCTAATTATGCCGGTCCGCTAAAACTACAAGGCGCGCCCAAAAACACCACGATTCTGGTACTTGGCGCAGGCATTGCCGGTTTGGTGGCGGCGTACGAACTGCGCAACGCGGGCTATAAAGTCAAAGTACTGGAATATAACAAGCGCGCTGGCGGCCGCGCCTGGACCATACGCGGGGGCGACAAATACACCGAACTGGGCGGCGCAACGCAGCACTGCGAATTCGATAAGGGACTGTATATCAATCCCGGCCCATGGCGTATTCCCTACAATCATCACGGCATATTGGATTATGCCAAGCGCCTTAACGTACCGCTGGAACCGTTTATTCAGGTGAATTACAACGCCTATATTCACTCCAAAAAAGCCTATGGCGGCAAGCCACAACGCTATCGAGAAGTGCAAACCGACTATCAGGGTTACGTCGCAGAATTGCTGAGCAAATCCGTCAACAAAGGTCAATTGGATGCGCCGTTAACGCGTGAAGATCAGGAAAAATTGCTGGCCTCCCTGAAAAGCTGGGGCGCACTGGATAAAGACTATCGCTATCTGTCCAGCGATCTGACCAGCGAACGACGCGGCTATGACGTCGATCATGGCGGTGGTTTAATGCCCGAAGCCGTTCCCTCCAAACCGCTGAAATTGAATGAGCTTTTACAGTCGGATTTATGGCAAAAGTTGTCCGCAGGAAATGGCCAGGAATTTCAGAGTTCAATTTTTCAGCCAGTCGGCGGCATGGATCAGATTGCTCAGGCGCTTTACCGTCAAGTCGCCGATCTGGTGCAATTTAATGCCAAGGTCACCAAGATTGACCAGAACGAAAACGGTGTCAGCGTGACGTATGTCGATGCCTCTGGCAAAGGCACTCCGCAGCAGGTCAAAGGCGACTGGCTGCTGTGCACGATACCCCTGTCTATCTTAAGTGAAATCGATATCACCGTCGGTCCGTCGTTACAAGAAGCGATCCAAGCCGTGCCGTATGAATCGTCGGTGAAAGTTGGCCTGCAATTCAAGCGCCGCTTCTGGGAACAGGATGAGCATATCTACGGCGGCATCAGCTATACCGATCTCCCGATTTCAAATATCAGCTATCCGTCTACCGGTTACGGGCATCCCGGCAAAGGCGTCGTACTGGGCGCGTATATCTGGGGCCCGAACGCCTACGAATTCGGCGCAGTCACACCACAGCAACGGGTGCAATTAGCGCTGCAACAAGGTGCACAAATTCATCCACAGTATTTGCCGGAGTTCGATAACGGCGTTGCTGTCAGCTGGGCACGCGTACCCTACACCCAAGGCTGCTTTGGTACATGGACCGATGAATTGCGGGCCAAACACTATAAGAATTTGTGCCAGATCGACGGTCGTATCGCCCTTGCCGGAGAACATGCTTCGTACATCCCCGCATGGCAAGAAGGCGCTGTGCTGTCGGCGCACGATGCGATTACCCGCCTGCATGCACGTATTACATCAAAGGCTTGA
- a CDS encoding cytochrome c, with the protein MNLSMKPYKTALFLRQIITVCAIGIALVPTLTRAASDAPSVTLSEGWRFVQQDGESLYRASCQGCHMAKGEGASGAGHFPPLANNPRLASPVYPAYTVLHGRDGMPSFGKYMSDTQIAEVVNYTRTHLGNQYNDPISAEEVKKLR; encoded by the coding sequence ATGAATTTATCAATGAAACCATATAAAACCGCGCTATTTCTGCGGCAAATCATCACTGTCTGCGCAATCGGAATAGCGCTAGTCCCGACCCTGACAAGGGCGGCCAGCGATGCGCCCAGCGTGACCTTATCCGAAGGCTGGCGCTTCGTTCAGCAAGACGGTGAAAGCCTGTATCGCGCCAGTTGTCAGGGCTGCCATATGGCGAAGGGAGAAGGCGCAAGCGGCGCTGGACACTTTCCGCCGCTGGCAAACAATCCGCGATTGGCAAGTCCCGTTTATCCGGCATACACCGTGCTGCATGGTCGCGATGGGATGCCCAGTTTTGGCAAATATATGAGCGATACGCAGATTGCAGAGGTGGTCAATTACACCCGCACGCATTTGGGTAATCAATACAACGATCCGATCAGCGCTGAAGAGGTAAAAAAGTTGCGCTGA
- a CDS encoding LLM class flavin-dependent oxidoreductase, whose amino-acid sequence MTTPKQLKLGFMLHGVGPGWGDWRHPDAHPGASIDIDFYKRQALLAEAGKFDFLFVADSVHITEKSSPHYLNRFEPLTILSALAAVTSRIGLVGTLTVSYSEPYTVARQFASLDHISRGRAGWNVVTSWLSGSAENYGKPQHPPHEVRYRIAAEHLQSVQGLWDSWEDDALTHDKEQGQFFNPQKLHALNHQGEFFSVRGPLNISRSQQGQPVIFQAGASEEGRNFSARHADAFFTASDSFESSQEYIKDIKARATAFGRDADRTGVFPGLRTIVAATAEEAEEKFAEALALIRIEDALPMLGRAFNDHDFSVYPLDGPFPDVAEFGHNSNRSTSERLTALAASENLSVRQVALRLVSPRREFVGTAEHVATSIQRWFENGAADGFILVETLPFQLDAFVDLVVPILQERGIYRKDYTHATLRGHLGLEVPENRYTKASRVTA is encoded by the coding sequence ATGACAACACCAAAACAACTTAAACTCGGTTTCATGTTGCACGGCGTCGGCCCCGGGTGGGGCGACTGGCGGCATCCGGATGCCCATCCGGGCGCGAGTATCGATATCGATTTTTATAAGCGTCAGGCCTTGTTAGCAGAAGCTGGAAAATTCGATTTTCTATTCGTCGCCGACAGTGTCCACATTACCGAAAAATCCAGCCCGCACTATTTGAATCGTTTTGAACCGTTAACAATTCTATCGGCGCTCGCAGCGGTGACATCGCGCATTGGCTTGGTCGGCACATTGACCGTGAGCTATAGCGAACCATATACGGTGGCGCGTCAGTTCGCGTCGCTGGATCACATCAGCCGTGGTCGCGCTGGCTGGAATGTAGTGACTTCCTGGTTGTCGGGAAGCGCCGAAAACTATGGCAAACCGCAACATCCGCCGCACGAAGTACGCTATCGGATCGCGGCCGAACATTTGCAAAGTGTGCAGGGTCTGTGGGACTCGTGGGAAGACGATGCACTGACCCATGATAAGGAACAAGGACAATTCTTTAACCCTCAAAAATTGCATGCCCTGAATCATCAGGGAGAATTCTTTTCAGTGCGTGGACCGCTGAACATCAGCCGCTCGCAACAAGGCCAGCCAGTGATTTTTCAGGCTGGTGCATCGGAAGAGGGACGCAATTTCTCTGCGCGTCATGCTGATGCATTTTTTACCGCATCGGACTCGTTCGAATCAAGTCAGGAATACATCAAAGACATCAAGGCACGCGCCACTGCTTTCGGGCGCGATGCTGACCGCACCGGCGTCTTTCCCGGCCTGCGTACTATTGTCGCGGCCACTGCAGAAGAAGCAGAGGAGAAATTTGCAGAAGCGTTGGCATTGATCAGAATCGAAGATGCGCTGCCGATGTTGGGACGTGCGTTTAACGATCATGATTTTTCAGTTTATCCGTTGGATGGGCCATTTCCAGACGTGGCTGAATTCGGTCATAACAGCAATCGCAGCACCTCTGAACGTCTGACCGCTTTGGCTGCCAGCGAAAATCTCAGCGTGCGTCAAGTCGCATTACGTCTGGTTAGCCCGCGTCGTGAATTTGTCGGCACTGCCGAGCATGTTGCAACATCGATTCAACGGTGGTTTGAAAACGGTGCCGCAGATGGCTTCATCCTGGTGGAAACCTTGCCGTTTCAACTGGATGCCTTCGTTGATCTGGTCGTGCCGATTTTGCAGGAGCGAGGAATCTATCGCAAAGACTATACCCACGCGACATTGCGCGGCCATCTTGGTCTGGAAGTGCCAGAAAATCGCTATACAAAAGCCAGCCGGGTAACCGCCTAA
- a CDS encoding peroxiredoxin-like family protein: MSDTSKESLHKLLTDLHAHRIATYDPKALQINIDQRQLLVNTADVTRYPKVGDVLSSFSLHEVNDGAISLDQLVADGPAVLIFFRFAGCPACNIALPYYQRNLAPELQKLGATLIAVSPQVSDRLIDIKVRHNFDFKVASDIDNALARKLGILYSYSQAARDASIASGKTIGEVVGTGTWELPMPTVLVIDQERAVRFIDVSPDWLVRTEADVILNAVRQIGAHEQPAVAH; this comes from the coding sequence ATGTCTGACACCAGCAAAGAATCTCTGCATAAACTGCTTACCGATCTGCATGCGCACCGCATTGCCACGTACGATCCAAAAGCCCTTCAAATCAACATCGATCAACGCCAACTGCTGGTGAATACCGCAGACGTTACGCGCTATCCAAAGGTAGGCGATGTACTTTCATCCTTTAGTCTGCATGAAGTTAACGACGGCGCAATCTCGCTCGATCAACTGGTCGCAGACGGTCCGGCAGTATTGATTTTTTTCCGCTTCGCCGGTTGCCCTGCCTGCAATATCGCCCTGCCCTATTACCAGCGCAACTTAGCGCCAGAATTACAAAAACTGGGCGCGACACTGATAGCGGTCAGCCCGCAAGTGTCTGACCGCTTGATCGATATCAAAGTGCGTCACAACTTTGACTTTAAGGTCGCCTCCGATATTGATAACGCACTAGCCCGCAAACTCGGTATCTTATATAGCTACAGTCAAGCCGCGCGGGATGCCAGTATCGCCAGCGGCAAAACGATCGGCGAAGTGGTCGGCACCGGAACCTGGGAGTTGCCGATGCCAACCGTGCTGGTCATTGATCAGGAGCGCGCAGTACGTTTTATAGACGTTTCTCCTGACTGGCTGGTACGTACCGAAGCGGATGTGATTTTGAACGCCGTGCGGCAGATTGGTGCGCACGAACAACCAGCGGTGGCACACTAA
- a CDS encoding FAD-binding protein produces MGGPSAHNPVSAGGASPLRLDCDVLIIGGGLSAGWAAIGAARAGASVILVDKGYFGTSGVTATAGPGHWWVPPDGDLREQAIQRRHALSGGLADPHWMARIIDQTWRTLPTLAAYYQFPVDDKGVTQYRALRGPEYLRALRNLVQDLGVTILDHSPALELLLHDDGAVAGASGIRRQLNQAWTIRAAAIVMATGGCAFRSHLLGAHTNTGDGYLMAAEAGAQLSGMEFSNYYTVAQAKTTMTRSMSYAFARYFDSDNRELAIAPGPQMNDGLARALLKGAVFCTLDKTPLDIQAQLPQISPNVMLPFVRSGIDPYRDRFEVTLRGEGTVRGSGGLRVIDESCQTSVRGLFAAGDAATRELIAGATSGGGAQNSAWALSSGLWAGQGAAALARKNGRRINTPVKACGEAGLRPLREVARIDSRAVIAAVQREMLPLDKNLFRSGIGLEKSLQALDSIWIEIRNHAHAQPSSNAALAIRESAALTASARWCYRAAQARRESRGMHQRSDTPAQDAQYDYRLLTGGLDKVWTAADPRTHASTQTDMKESVA; encoded by the coding sequence ATGGGCGGGCCGTCTGCGCACAATCCGGTCAGCGCTGGCGGCGCTTCCCCTTTGCGATTAGATTGTGATGTGCTGATTATTGGCGGAGGCTTATCGGCGGGTTGGGCCGCAATCGGCGCGGCCCGCGCTGGTGCTTCGGTGATCTTGGTAGACAAAGGTTATTTTGGCACCAGCGGCGTCACCGCGACTGCGGGTCCCGGTCATTGGTGGGTGCCGCCAGATGGCGACTTGCGTGAGCAGGCGATTCAACGCCGCCATGCGCTCAGCGGCGGTTTGGCTGATCCGCACTGGATGGCAAGGATCATCGATCAAACCTGGCGCACCTTGCCAACGCTGGCCGCGTATTATCAATTCCCTGTGGATGACAAAGGAGTGACCCAATACCGTGCATTGCGCGGTCCCGAATACTTGCGTGCTTTACGCAATCTGGTGCAGGATTTGGGCGTGACTATTCTGGATCACAGCCCGGCATTAGAGTTGCTATTACACGACGATGGTGCGGTTGCCGGTGCTAGTGGGATACGGCGACAACTGAATCAGGCATGGACGATACGCGCCGCCGCTATCGTCATGGCAACCGGCGGTTGCGCTTTCCGCTCACACTTGTTGGGCGCGCATACCAACACCGGCGATGGCTATCTGATGGCAGCAGAAGCCGGTGCGCAATTGTCGGGCATGGAATTCTCAAATTATTACACCGTGGCACAGGCAAAGACGACGATGACGCGTTCAATGTCCTACGCATTTGCGCGCTATTTCGATAGCGATAATCGTGAATTAGCGATCGCGCCCGGACCGCAGATGAACGATGGTCTGGCACGGGCATTGCTAAAAGGAGCGGTATTTTGTACGTTGGACAAAACCCCTTTAGACATTCAGGCGCAATTACCGCAAATCAGCCCAAACGTGATGTTACCTTTTGTGCGCAGCGGCATCGATCCTTATCGTGACCGATTTGAAGTCACGCTACGCGGCGAAGGCACTGTGCGCGGCTCCGGCGGCTTGCGCGTGATTGACGAAAGTTGCCAGACTTCCGTGCGCGGCTTATTTGCTGCGGGCGATGCCGCCACGCGTGAATTGATCGCAGGCGCAACGTCTGGCGGCGGCGCACAAAATTCAGCATGGGCCCTATCTTCCGGGCTATGGGCCGGACAAGGCGCTGCGGCGCTTGCGCGCAAAAATGGTCGCAGAATCAACACGCCGGTAAAAGCCTGTGGCGAGGCTGGCTTAAGACCGCTGCGAGAAGTCGCCAGGATTGATAGCCGTGCAGTGATTGCTGCTGTCCAGCGCGAAATGTTGCCGCTTGATAAAAATCTTTTCCGCAGCGGAATTGGTCTGGAAAAATCGCTCCAGGCACTGGATAGTATCTGGATTGAAATCCGCAATCACGCACACGCGCAGCCTTCTAGCAACGCAGCGCTGGCAATCCGTGAAAGCGCGGCGCTGACCGCATCGGCACGTTGGTGTTATCGCGCAGCACAGGCACGCCGTGAAAGCCGTGGCATGCATCAACGCAGCGATACTCCGGCGCAAGATGCGCAGTACGACTATCGCTTGCTGACCGGCGGGCTGGATAAAGTGTGGACTGCTGCCGATCCTCGGACGCATGCGTCTACCCAAACCGACATGAAAGAAAGCGTCGCATGA
- a CDS encoding ferredoxin family protein, which produces MIELVIADRCTQCNSCVQVCPSNVFELVPGKPPAIARQSDCQTCFMCELYCAADALYVGPDCESAVAVDEAQIKASGLLGQFRRDSGWDEWSKDPQYRNQHWRMDHVFMRARDIAASPKLDAPTDKAGVSI; this is translated from the coding sequence ATGATAGAACTCGTCATCGCTGACCGCTGCACGCAATGCAATAGCTGTGTGCAAGTGTGTCCCAGTAATGTATTTGAATTGGTGCCTGGAAAACCTCCGGCTATCGCACGCCAAAGCGACTGCCAGACCTGCTTCATGTGCGAGTTGTACTGCGCCGCAGACGCGCTGTATGTAGGACCGGATTGTGAAAGCGCAGTCGCGGTCGATGAAGCGCAGATTAAGGCGTCTGGATTATTGGGCCAGTTTCGACGCGACTCAGGTTGGGATGAATGGAGTAAAGATCCACAATATCGCAACCAGCACTGGCGCATGGATCACGTTTTCATGCGCGCACGAGATATCGCCGCGAGCCCTAAACTAGATGCGCCCACCGACAAAGCTGGCGTGTCTATATAA
- a CDS encoding M24 family metallopeptidase has product MIFAELKHYQKVQDAARTTLESITAFIQTGSTEAELVKKCDELQRHAGVDGYWYKSLPALVLVGDRTTLAISRTPYVPGDTPIQENDLVTIDLNPSIAGYCGDCARSYYVEGGVARRFPQSHKDFLAGAQAEIHLHAKLMQVAHPEMTFNDLYYIIRDECDCLGVEPLDYLGHGVQKDMQHLAFITPDESLTLGEAGLFTLEPQIRLKGGKYGFKHENIYYFKEGRLHEL; this is encoded by the coding sequence ATGATATTTGCGGAATTGAAGCACTATCAAAAAGTACAGGATGCTGCCCGCACCACGCTGGAGAGTATTACTGCGTTCATTCAAACTGGCAGCACCGAGGCTGAGCTGGTCAAAAAGTGTGACGAATTGCAGCGTCATGCGGGTGTCGACGGTTATTGGTACAAATCTCTGCCAGCCCTGGTCCTGGTGGGGGATCGCACCACGCTGGCGATTTCTCGCACGCCCTATGTTCCCGGCGACACACCGATTCAAGAAAACGATTTGGTCACCATCGACCTGAATCCGTCCATCGCTGGCTATTGTGGCGATTGTGCGCGCAGCTACTACGTTGAAGGCGGTGTGGCGCGACGTTTTCCACAGAGTCATAAGGATTTTCTTGCCGGTGCGCAGGCTGAAATCCATTTGCACGCAAAATTAATGCAAGTTGCGCATCCAGAGATGACCTTTAACGATCTGTATTACATCATCCGCGACGAATGCGATTGCCTTGGCGTCGAACCTTTGGATTATCTCGGTCATGGCGTGCAAAAAGATATGCAACATCTGGCGTTTATTACGCCGGATGAAAGCCTGACGCTGGGCGAAGCGGGGTTGTTTACGCTAGAACCGCAAATCCGTCTGAAAGGGGGGAAATACGGATTCAAGCATGAAAATATCTATTATTTCAAGGAAGGTCGTTTGCATGAGTTGTAG